The DNA window TACCCTATTATTTTTTGATCTTTTTTCCATGTTTGGCCATGCATGTTTTGGGTTTCATGTATAATTTGTGGGAAAAATTGTGAATTCTATGCATAAAATCTATAtaaaatctatatatatctatatatatctatatatatatatctatatatatatatatatatatatatatatataaatgtggTTCATCGGAGCCATAAGTGATGCTAGTGTTCTTGTTAGCCCAATGACAATACTACAAATTTGTTATATCTGAAGTGCCTCGGAAGTCAATGAGACAATTAGTGAGAGTATTTATTacttctattgcagattcaATATGAGTCCAAATATATAAGATTCACGCTTGACTCGACACAAGAGTGATCAAATAATCCAGAATTAGAGTAATGTCCTCGTGGTAGCAAGAATTCAACTTATTCTTTTACATTCGGATGTTCAAATCTCGGACATTTCATGTACACTTGATGTTCCCATCTTAGACGTCTTtcattaaagtttggtatttttttaaaaaaactgaaTTTAGACGGGAAAAATatagatttttctaaataatttttccccttattttaaatttcatgaaaacatcatttttgttaaaaaacaaaaacttgtgtgagacggtctcacgggtcgtattttgtgagacatatatcttatttgggtcatccatgaaaaaatattactttttatgttaagagtattaattttttattgtgaatatcggtagggttaacccgtttcacagataaaaatttgtgaaatTATCTCAAAAAAACATGCTTTTGTTAAAATTCTAACGTCACATTACGACAAGGACTCCAAAGTGCGCTTTTATTGGGTTTTCCATATCAATATTTTAGGTAATTATCCATCCTCCACTGGCTTTTCGCCTGcacttaaaaataatatttataataatcataatcaataaacaaaatatgtatatgtaaagaacataatataaattcctCCAGGAACCAAACAAAATCCGGGAAAAatcgaatttcaaacatcgatTCGCGAAtcgattattttatttggttTATAATTCAACCCAAAAGTCTTCACCTGCATTGTTTATTGCAATTTATTGCTTCAAATTGATTGGCGTTTGGAATGTGGGCATATATTTAATCCGTGCAACTACTTCTGGCGGAAGGTGATTGCAATGCTCCATTGATACCGTCTCAGTTTATCGTCATCAACCTGCAGCATCGATTATGTCAGATTAGTTTGTATATTTAATcgtttattattatcattagcattatcatttttctttttggtTGCTGCATCACCATTCATTTTGTTGCTTCTTTTTATCTTGTGATGATGATAATGGGATAATTCATGATGTTTTTTTATGACCCTTTTGATCAATGCAGAATCGAAGcaataaaatgatatatttaTGGTAATTCCTCTATTTTCGGACGTCGGTCTGATTTTTTTCGCGGCTGAAATGTCTATTGAAGGAGGAAAACTGGAAACAGACGATGCTACCTGTAAATTTTCTGGTATTTTATCTTCTGCTGATATCTGTTATTATTTTTTCCCTTTAATGCGACTGATTAGCTTATTAGTGGAATAATTGCATGTTGCATTTATGGAGATTAAATTACTATGGGATAGGAACATTTTCACTTCTTGGAAATCGTCAGCAGGAATTAATGATAAATGTTGGTTATAATAAAGTCTGAAGACTGAgctgtattttttttctttcgaaTTTGATGCCTTTAGGCGGTTTGATTGATCTTCTGCAGGAAAATGAATCTGAGAAAGTTTCACTTTGATAATTAAATGGCTTTTGGTGGATCTTTTTTATCTAATAAAATATTACATTTGTCCATCATATGCCGATTTCTTTAAAATTCAAACTTGTTCCAGTTTTAGTTTGAAAATAATTAGTACGCAATATATGCTTTAGGGATATTCTTGCAGAACTTTGatagattgtgaattgagctgAAATTGTGGTATATAATATTTATGCATCCGATGGATCAGGTTCATGTCTTCATGATCTCTTACGAATGGAGACTTCAACAAAAAGGGGTCACAGCCCAAGGGAATGGCAGAAAACTCCAAGTAAGTAAAACTTTAGTTTCATGATTTCCTGTGTCGGATTATTTTAATATCTATATCCGCCAATATTATGCCAAGGAAAGAATAAAGGCATCGGTGCTTTGAAGTGATGATCTCTTGTATTCTTACAAAAGTATAAGGTTATCAATTCAATTTGTGATAATCATTTATTGTCCCTTTTCTTGGGGGTGGCAGGAGGATGTGCTATGAGAATATTTTCTCCTGTACACCATTCTCACCTGATCAGAATGCTTCCCTTCTTAGAATTCTTGTCCAATGTCCTACACTATTGGCAACAACTATGTCTGTAAAATTGCTAAACCAACAATTCTATAATTGTGATCTCGATATTTCAATTGTCGCTCCCAGGCCAACTCTGCAGCCTTTTCCCCTTACTTTTTTGCACTCAATAGATTTCTAATTCATTCTCTCTTCATTAACACGCACTTGCTAGCATGGTCAGTATTAGGGAGATAATTAAAAAGAAACTGATGTGTTGGTATGGCACTTCCattttttatatgttttatGCTTTATGCCTATCAGGTTCACAATGTAGGCTGGAGAGTATGTTATCTGAACCTGGGAATCAATTATGTGCTGATTGTGGAGCTCCAGATCCAAAATGGGTGTAAGTATGGTGCTTAGAAGTTAATATGACTTCAATCAGGGGAAACTATGGGGCCAAACTATCTTGGTAGTTATGTTATTGAAAGTTTCCTTTTGGTGTGAACATAATTCTAATATGACTTTAGGTATAACTGTGGGCTCCAAACATAGGGCATTCTTCAATTATTGATTTTATACGTGGTTTTATTGAGTCCAACTAGGTAAAAGAATCCCGTTAGTATGTGCCTCCCATGAACTTAGACTTGAAAACCTGGAATGCTTTATGAGAAACTTGTGTTGTTAACTAATCATATTCATACTTCTCTTTTAACAGCTAAATGATTTTGGCTTTCTCGCCGccatgtttttgtttttgtttttctggAAGACTTTATTTATATTGCATTGTTGATGATCAGATCTTTGAATGTTGGAGCATTCATATGTATCAAGTGCTCTGGAGCACATAGAAGTCTTGGAGTGCATATATCCAAGGTCTGTAACACAGCTTGAGTTTTTTAACTTtgatttttcatattttcttaGGTATAAAAAGAGAAATGGTTGTAACATTTATACAAATATTTGGTTCTTAAGATTACTGTCCCCAATTCTAGTTATATCATAAGTGTCACGTCCAGTTTCTGTTGTGTCTGTTGCTCTGATCAAACAAGAAAAAATTACCTTGTCTTTAAGAGAATTCTAATCATTCATTTTTAACTGAATAAATTTCTTGGCTTCTTAGTGTCTTGACTTCACCTTTTTTGCCTTCTTTCTTTTGGCTTTTTAAATGCTCAAAATAGTTTCTCTAAATACTTAATAATATTTGTAATATACATTTTGTTGAAAGCTTACCTAGGAGAATTCTTCTAGAATCAAGCTAAATAGATTTTTTATTTCTCGCTTTTAGGGTGTTGTAGAATCAATGTTTCAGATTGAGCATTATCAGTTTGACTGATTAACTGATACCAACAATTTATCATCAAGTCATATCTTTTTGCAGGTCTTATCTGTGAAACTTGATGAATGGACCATTGAGCAGGTTGATTCTTTAAATGAAATAGGTGGAAACCCGGCGGTGAACTTGAAATACGAAGCTAATATCCCAGATAATTATAAAAGACCAAAACCCGATTCCTCGCCAGAGGAGCGTGCTGATTTTATAAGGTAGTACTAATACAACAAattaggatttttatcctttatGTATAATTGTGAATTAGAATACCCATTTTGTAAATTCAGGAGAAAATACGAGCATCAACAGTTTGCGAACCGTGATACACAGATGTCTTGCACATTTCCATTTTCTTCGTCCTCCCATTGCCGAACTTCAAGCTGTCATTCTCAAACTTTCACTGAGAAGAGGCAATATGAAAAACAAACCACCGGTAACCGTATCCAAGGTCTAGGAGCAGCATTTCGTAATAGCTGGAGAAAATCTGAACACAAGGCACCAAAGAAAAATAACTCTATGGTAAATACTATTGCCAGTGTAAATTAgcttaaaaagaaaagaaacagaTTCTCAATTAAGATGGAAAACTAGTTCACCGATAATCAAGTAATTAAAGGCCTTTTTTACTTTGTTTGGTTCTTAGACTTTGTAAAGCATGATGGAGATTATTAGTTATTTCAGTTGTTTTTTTGTAGGCAGGAATGGTTGAGTTTGTTGGATTGATTAAGGTTAACGTAGTGAGAGGCACCAACCTAGCTATCCGAGATATGGTGACTAGTGATCCGTATGTCATCCTCTCACTTGGAAATCAAGTAAATTTTCTCGTTCGCTACCCTCATTTTATTATATGCACGTACAAATTTAATTGATATCTTTGGTTATGTACTTTAATATATGGACCTTATTTCTTTCGACAGTCGATGAAGACACGAGTCATAAAGAATAACCTCAACCCTGTTTGGAatgaaaagctaatgttgtcgaTTCCAGAAAATATTCCTCCTCTAAAGTTGGTAAGTTCTTTATGCTACAGTGCACCACATGCACACACGAGTACGCACACAAAAAGAAAAAGGTAAAGTAAAATAAGAAGCAGCAATGTTCATGTCATAGTGAAACTTTAAATGTAACATACCTTATTTTTTAACATACTTGAAATTagaggaaaaataaaaattttcttaaatcaataataagCTTTCAAATCGGGATAAAAAGAATTTGCTCgtctaaaatatttgaaataaaagaaCTACACCCAAAGTTAGCAATAACATTTGTTTAAGCATCGTAAACAATCTCATGAAAATCATAGTATTTGAATCAACGTGCATAAATTCTTAAAAcataggcggtcctcgggtttagcttCCGTGCAGTCCGAGCCAGCTCACTAGTCCCCACCTCTCGTCTACTcatactcgtcctcacctgcatcgatcaagtctagtgagtctaaagactcaacatgtataaactgagaatatcaagtaaaacatgataaaatctcatgcattttaaagtaggacatacatacttaaacttgaacgtACTTGCATAAATATAGATGTGCCATCATATCGTAAatcttttcataaacatacttgcatcatacatacttggacATACATAAATATCATcgttttgcgtagagatatgtttcaaagaaagtgactcatacataaatgcgtctgatcagactaaaccacagtactgggctggtagggatgtccactaccacatacatgaaaTTTCCGGTCATgttttaccgggtggattggtttccagtcatgctttaccgatttccaatcctgatctaaatccggtcatgctttaccgaggTGGAAGGTCACCGGACACATTCACcagcttccaaacccgttcatatttTGTCACAACACATTTAGTAtactcaaaaacataaaatattttcttttacacgtcgaacatacttacatgcGTTGAGTGATTTGTTGGATCTTGCTTGGGGCTCCCGCTGCACATACATACTAGTATATTATCCCAACaacttaaaaattcataacttaaCCGCACCAACAAACTCGCCaccgaagtaattaaataacttATGACTTTCTAGACCCCTCGGGACTTAACCACGTTTAATCAATATACTAACCCACGACTCGAACCTCGAAACAATCTTGGCATGGATTAAGAAACTTTCCCAAGCAATGGAAGACACAAACCTTGCTTAAACCATAGTTCAACATTCCCCAATCAAACTTCGTAACATCTAAACCAACTTTCACTATGCTAGAACATAACGACGTAATAGTACCAAAAGGAAGCAATAGCACATAAATTCAAAGCCCGAAAAACACCAGTGCCAGACTGGCGCCTAGGCGCTAAAGTGCAGTGCCAGACTGGGGCCTAGGCGCCACACTGCAGCACTGCGGCGCTACCTTGTGCGAAACTGCAGCACTGCAGCGCTCCTGGTATGGCGCTGTGGCTCTGGTCCTGCGCAAATTCAACCCCAAAAATTCAGCTTCTACCCATCCCTTCTCAATGCCTTCTAATGCCACCAAACCCATACCGACTCAAAAAGAAACACCGAAAGACGACTGATCACACCTCATGACACACCTACACAGCAAGGAACATTCAGCGATTCCCAACGAAACCAGCA is part of the Primulina eburnea isolate SZY01 chromosome 1, ASM2296580v1, whole genome shotgun sequence genome and encodes:
- the LOC140812174 gene encoding probable ADP-ribosylation factor GTPase-activating protein AGD11, whose protein sequence is MVIPLFSDVGLIFFAAEMSIEGGKLETDDATCKFSGSCLHDLLRMETSTKRGHSPREWQKTPSSQCRLESMLSEPGNQLCADCGAPDPKWVSLNVGAFICIKCSGAHRSLGVHISKVLSVKLDEWTIEQVDSLNEIGGNPAVNLKYEANIPDNYKRPKPDSSPEERADFIRRKYEHQQFANRDTQMSCTFPFSSSSHCRTSSCHSQTFTEKRQYEKQTTGNRIQGLGAAFRNSWRKSEHKAPKKNNSMAGMVEFVGLIKVNVVRGTNLAIRDMVTSDPYVILSLGNQSMKTRVIKNNLNPVWNEKLMLSIPENIPPLKLLVYDKDTFTTDDFMGDAEIDIQPLLAAAKASECSSINESMQLGKWKASKENTLVKDGVITLEDGRVKQDISIKLQNVERGVLEIELECVPLTQ